Proteins from a genomic interval of Granulicella sp. L56:
- a CDS encoding DoxX family protein, translated as MIRFLNNLQPWGALFLRLALGLSMIGHGYQKVSSHAALHHFVHYIVTLGFPYWLGYISAFTEFVGGIVVVLGLFTRLASGLIAINMLVALFTVGIHQGFSGYNYISDLAAIALMLCFYGAGALSIDRRLGLS; from the coding sequence ATGATCCGATTTCTGAACAACCTTCAACCATGGGGAGCCCTCTTCCTGCGCCTCGCCCTCGGCCTCTCCATGATCGGGCACGGCTACCAGAAGGTATCGAGCCACGCCGCGCTGCATCACTTCGTCCACTACATCGTCACCCTCGGATTTCCCTACTGGCTCGGCTACATCTCGGCCTTCACGGAATTTGTCGGCGGCATCGTCGTCGTCCTCGGCCTTTTCACCCGGCTGGCCTCGGGCCTCATCGCCATCAACATGCTGGTAGCGCTCTTCACCGTAGGAATCCACCAGGGCTTCAGCGGCTACAACTACATCAGCGACCTCGCCGCCATCGCCCTTATGCTCTGCTTCTACGGTGCAGGAGCCCTGTCCATCGATCGCAGACTCGGTCTCTCTTAA
- a CDS encoding energy transducer TonB encodes MIPHENEPEHEAPELRPADAPHLNEETEGSMWTSLFENLRDAFSPRKEVPLQLDSKPVESDLIIQEEGTLASLWSSVRDVFFPVKLPPLQLESQPIAVVDRMKVKRDPTSTAIAVVLHGLVILLIAFLLAKNIKFAAPAKQVVVTDVTMPPMAPVKTQAMGGGGGQHDTTPVTKGTPPKFADTQIVPPKAPPLEPPKINIQPTIEVQKDVHMASSIPQIGVANSPLVGMSMGNGHGTGLGSGDGSGLGPGSGGNTGGGPRRIGGGVSAPVVIYSVEPEFSEEARKAKVAGNVLVGLWIDEKGMPSHVHVVRGIGMGLDEKAIEAVKQWRFKPAMENGKPVLVELNIEVNFQIF; translated from the coding sequence ATGATTCCGCATGAAAACGAACCAGAGCACGAAGCCCCTGAGCTGCGCCCGGCAGATGCTCCTCATTTAAATGAGGAGACCGAGGGGTCGATGTGGACTTCGCTGTTTGAGAACCTTCGCGACGCCTTCAGCCCCAGGAAGGAAGTGCCGCTCCAGCTTGATTCGAAGCCGGTGGAGAGCGACCTGATTATTCAGGAAGAAGGAACCCTCGCCTCTTTGTGGAGCAGCGTGCGCGACGTGTTCTTCCCGGTGAAGCTGCCACCGCTGCAACTTGAGTCGCAGCCGATTGCCGTGGTCGACCGGATGAAGGTGAAGCGCGACCCGACCTCGACGGCGATTGCGGTGGTGCTGCACGGCCTGGTGATCCTGCTGATCGCCTTTTTGCTGGCGAAGAACATCAAGTTTGCCGCTCCCGCCAAGCAAGTCGTTGTGACCGACGTTACGATGCCTCCGATGGCGCCCGTGAAGACGCAGGCCATGGGCGGCGGTGGCGGCCAGCATGACACGACCCCGGTGACCAAGGGAACACCGCCCAAGTTCGCGGATACCCAGATTGTTCCGCCGAAGGCGCCTCCGCTGGAGCCGCCTAAAATCAATATTCAGCCGACCATTGAAGTGCAGAAGGACGTACACATGGCCAGCAGCATTCCGCAGATCGGCGTCGCCAACTCGCCGCTGGTGGGCATGTCGATGGGCAACGGCCACGGAACCGGACTGGGTTCGGGTGACGGCTCCGGGCTTGGGCCGGGCTCGGGCGGCAATACCGGTGGCGGCCCGCGACGGATTGGCGGCGGCGTCTCGGCTCCGGTGGTGATCTATTCGGTTGAGCCGGAGTTCTCCGAAGAGGCCCGCAAGGCTAAAGTTGCCGGAAATGTTCTGGTTGGTCTCTGGATCGACGAGAAGGGCATGCCGAGTCATGTCCATGTCGTTCGCGGAATCGGAATGGGCCTTGATGAGAAGGCCATCGAGGCCGTGAAGCAATGGCGGTTCAAGCCTGCGATGGAGAACGGGAAACCGGTGCTGGTGGAACTAAATATCGAGGTAAACTTCCAGATCTTCTAG
- a CDS encoding alpha/beta hydrolase, which translates to MPRPATKTPKHRPQPAPQPESVDPMWLVKAVAATVGAAIICGYLALCLLFYQGQWQLVLHPARTAAAPSSIDGAPYQLIHFGPDESAVPQLTGWWIPAAAEARYANTTLLFLPPGDGSLANSMPTLTALHRLGINVFAFDYRGYGQSANTHPTQQKMAHDADSAWLYLTASRDVPANQIIPYGTGAGASLAANLAAIHSASPALILDSPHTDLLDTARRDPRSGLLPIGLLFHEDFPLTAPLKTLHTPKLLLSQSSGQAPAAYRTAAAPKITAEFTTPTEALYTQALTRFLDQYAPGAQLIPTPAPAH; encoded by the coding sequence ATGCCTCGTCCCGCCACAAAAACGCCTAAACACCGCCCACAGCCCGCGCCCCAGCCAGAATCGGTCGATCCCATGTGGCTCGTCAAAGCCGTCGCCGCCACCGTCGGCGCAGCGATCATCTGCGGCTACCTCGCCCTCTGCCTGCTCTTCTATCAAGGCCAGTGGCAGCTTGTCCTCCATCCCGCCCGAACCGCCGCCGCTCCCTCCTCCATCGACGGCGCGCCCTACCAGCTCATCCACTTCGGCCCAGATGAATCCGCTGTCCCCCAGCTCACCGGCTGGTGGATCCCCGCCGCAGCCGAAGCCCGCTACGCGAACACCACCCTGCTCTTCCTCCCTCCCGGCGATGGCTCGCTGGCGAACTCCATGCCCACGCTGACCGCCCTTCACCGCCTCGGCATCAACGTCTTCGCCTTCGACTACCGCGGCTATGGTCAAAGCGCCAACACCCATCCCACCCAGCAGAAGATGGCCCACGACGCCGACTCCGCCTGGCTCTACCTCACCGCTTCAAGGGATGTCCCCGCAAACCAGATCATCCCCTACGGCACCGGAGCCGGAGCCTCGCTCGCAGCCAACCTCGCAGCCATTCACTCCGCCAGCCCAGCCCTCATCCTCGACTCCCCCCACACCGATCTGCTGGACACCGCTCGCCGCGATCCCCGCTCCGGACTTCTCCCCATCGGCCTGCTTTTTCACGAAGACTTCCCGTTGACCGCACCGCTCAAAACCCTGCACACCCCAAAGCTCCTCCTCAGCCAATCCTCCGGCCAGGCCCCCGCCGCCTACCGCACCGCCGCCGCCCCCAAAATCACCGCCGAGTTCACCACCCCCACCGAAGCCCTCTATACCCAGGCCCTCACCCGCTTCCTCGACCAATACGCTCCCGGCGCGCAACTGATACCTACACCGGCACCCGCGCATTAA
- the lspA gene encoding signal peptidase II, with amino-acid sequence MSLTSHNRRDSRIPLLLLAALVVVADRCSKLWIVHHINPGYAITVIPGVFRLTHVLNTGAAFSLFDSASPILVRDSLIAFSIIAVIIVLGMLWRVGRDLSLTGIALALILGGAVGNLYDRVRFSHVVDFLEVHIVHYHWPDFNVADSCIVIGACLLLIEIFRPQSQR; translated from the coding sequence ATGTCCCTCACTTCACACAACAGACGGGACAGCCGCATCCCTCTTCTTCTACTCGCCGCGCTTGTCGTCGTTGCAGACCGCTGCAGCAAGCTCTGGATCGTCCACCACATCAATCCCGGCTATGCCATCACCGTCATCCCCGGAGTCTTTCGCCTGACGCACGTTCTCAACACCGGCGCGGCGTTTTCGCTCTTCGACTCGGCCTCGCCCATCCTCGTCCGCGACAGCCTCATCGCGTTCTCCATCATCGCCGTGATCATCGTCCTGGGCATGCTCTGGCGCGTAGGCCGCGATCTTTCGCTCACGGGGATTGCCCTCGCACTCATCCTCGGCGGAGCTGTCGGCAACCTCTACGACCGCGTTCGCTTCTCCCACGTCGTCGATTTTCTCGAAGTCCACATCGTCCACTACCACTGGCCCGACTTCAACGTAGCCGATAGCTGCATCGTCATCGGAGCCTGTTTGTTGCTGATAGAAATCTTCCGTCCGCAGTCACAAAGGTGA
- a CDS encoding DUF5597 domain-containing protein codes for MKMLLATLLLTASLNAATPTPQIVQQNGKYSLQVDGKPFIVLGAQVINSSGWPEQFDAVLPGAAALGINTIEVPAYWEDVEPKEGEFRFDTFDHIIQSARAHNFHLVMLWFGTWKNGTMDYAPGWVKSDAARFPHMLDQGHQPVRVLTPLSDTNLKADSTAFAALMKHLKEVDGDQHTVIMVQVENESGSLFTDRDYSAEADTKFNSPVPAKVIQALHKKEGTWPEVFGPEANETFAAYYVSRYVNAVAEAGKKEYPLPFYANVWLREQKNFMRPGEAYPSGGGTLNMLDLWKAMTPSLDAVAPDNYVLDYVNYRAVLDGYHRKDNPLIVPETGGPRFASNIFYALGDYDSLGYAPFGLDKVLDGGKVKDIAQPFADDCRLLAPALPLIASLQGTGKLHSAVEEQYLTDRLIHSSRFDVLIQFGNPHPEYGGTFGTQTPKMSGRALVAELAPDEFIIMGFDARADFLPVLGSKAQNAQFLSVEEGTFVDGQWKTIRHLNGDETFFGFRLPAEGGIFRVKLTSY; via the coding sequence ATGAAGATGCTCCTCGCCACTCTCCTGCTTACTGCCAGCCTTAACGCAGCTACTCCGACGCCTCAGATTGTTCAGCAAAACGGGAAGTACTCGCTGCAGGTCGATGGCAAGCCTTTCATCGTTCTCGGAGCCCAGGTCATCAACTCCAGCGGATGGCCTGAGCAATTCGATGCCGTGCTGCCCGGAGCCGCGGCACTCGGCATCAACACCATCGAAGTTCCCGCGTATTGGGAAGATGTCGAACCCAAAGAGGGCGAATTTCGCTTCGATACTTTCGATCACATCATCCAGTCCGCTCGCGCCCACAACTTCCATCTCGTCATGCTGTGGTTTGGCACATGGAAGAACGGCACTATGGATTATGCTCCAGGCTGGGTCAAATCCGACGCTGCCCGTTTTCCACATATGTTGGATCAGGGCCATCAGCCTGTGCGCGTGCTTACTCCGTTGAGCGACACCAATCTCAAAGCCGACAGCACAGCGTTTGCCGCTCTGATGAAGCATTTGAAAGAGGTCGATGGCGACCAACACACCGTCATCATGGTGCAGGTTGAGAATGAGTCCGGCTCTCTCTTCACCGACCGCGATTACTCTGCTGAAGCGGATACAAAGTTTAATAGCCCGGTTCCCGCGAAGGTCATTCAGGCGCTCCATAAAAAAGAGGGTACGTGGCCTGAAGTCTTCGGCCCGGAAGCCAACGAAACCTTTGCCGCTTATTATGTCTCCCGCTATGTCAACGCTGTTGCTGAAGCTGGCAAGAAAGAGTATCCGCTCCCTTTCTATGCCAACGTCTGGCTTCGGGAGCAGAAGAACTTTATGCGTCCGGGCGAGGCCTATCCAAGCGGTGGCGGCACTCTGAACATGCTTGATCTGTGGAAGGCGATGACGCCGTCGCTCGATGCCGTTGCTCCAGATAATTACGTTCTGGACTACGTGAACTATCGCGCCGTGCTCGATGGCTACCACCGCAAGGACAATCCGCTCATCGTGCCTGAAACCGGTGGGCCGCGCTTCGCCTCCAACATCTTTTACGCGCTTGGCGACTACGATTCGCTCGGCTACGCTCCCTTCGGGCTGGACAAGGTTCTGGACGGAGGCAAGGTCAAGGATATCGCGCAGCCCTTCGCCGATGACTGCCGCCTGCTCGCTCCTGCGCTGCCTCTCATCGCTTCACTTCAGGGCACTGGCAAGCTTCACTCCGCTGTCGAGGAGCAGTACCTTACCGATCGCCTCATCCATTCCTCTCGCTTCGATGTCCTAATTCAGTTCGGCAATCCGCACCCCGAGTATGGTGGAACCTTCGGCACGCAGACCCCGAAGATGAGCGGTCGCGCTCTGGTCGCCGAGCTTGCTCCTGACGAGTTCATCATCATGGGCTTCGACGCTCGCGCCGACTTTCTGCCAGTCCTTGGAAGTAAAGCGCAGAACGCACAGTTTCTCAGCGTTGAAGAAGGTACCTTCGTCGACGGCCAGTGGAAGACGATCCGTCATCTCAATGGAGACGAGACGTTCTTCGGATTCCGCCTTCCTGCTGAAGGCGGAATCTTCCGAGTAAAGCTCACCTCGTATTAG
- a CDS encoding sugar phosphate isomerase/epimerase, with the protein MKGSTRREFLRNTGSLGAAALIATAFGSSTKAWADPMGLPVGIQLYTVRGVIEADTSGTLKQLHDIGYREVETAGFGKYSVKEFGQFIKDAGLSCPSAHLQLNGPEYGQVFDDAHALGVTYATSSTLSAWPSRPGASHGWPKLGLDDFKRLAAKMNDVGTKAKAAGLQYAYHNHDLEFQKMPDGSYGYDVLLNETDHALVKFEIDCGWMVVGGASPVEYMKKHPGRFRMIHVKDFKAMPQGGKRPEGSELGAGFIDYKPIFAEGRLAGIQHAFAEQEGPYTKPEMESAKIDYAYLHSMS; encoded by the coding sequence ATGAAGGGGAGCACACGAAGGGAATTTTTACGGAACACCGGCAGCCTTGGCGCGGCAGCTCTGATAGCCACAGCATTTGGGTCTTCCACGAAAGCCTGGGCTGACCCAATGGGATTGCCCGTGGGCATTCAGCTCTATACTGTTCGCGGCGTGATCGAGGCGGACACTTCCGGAACATTGAAGCAGTTGCACGATATAGGCTATCGCGAGGTCGAGACGGCAGGGTTCGGCAAATATTCCGTCAAGGAGTTTGGCCAGTTTATTAAAGATGCAGGATTGTCATGTCCGAGTGCTCATCTGCAGCTGAACGGTCCTGAATACGGCCAGGTCTTTGACGATGCCCATGCGTTGGGTGTGACCTATGCCACCAGTTCCACCTTGTCCGCGTGGCCCAGCAGGCCGGGAGCTTCTCATGGATGGCCAAAGTTAGGGCTTGATGACTTTAAGCGTCTGGCTGCGAAGATGAATGATGTTGGCACAAAGGCAAAAGCTGCCGGTCTTCAGTATGCGTATCACAATCACGATCTTGAATTTCAGAAGATGCCGGATGGAAGTTATGGCTACGATGTGCTGCTCAACGAGACCGACCATGCCCTAGTGAAGTTTGAGATCGACTGTGGCTGGATGGTCGTGGGAGGAGCCAGCCCGGTGGAGTATATGAAGAAGCATCCCGGTCGATTCCGCATGATTCATGTGAAGGATTTCAAGGCCATGCCTCAGGGCGGCAAGCGTCCCGAGGGCAGCGAATTGGGGGCCGGATTCATCGACTACAAACCGATCTTTGCAGAGGGCAGACTGGCTGGCATCCAACATGCTTTCGCGGAGCAGGAAGGGCCCTATACGAAGCCGGAGATGGAATCTGCAAAGATCGACTACGCGTATCTCCATTCCATGAGTTAG
- a CDS encoding nucleoside permease produces the protein MKLQLRVRLSTMMFLEYFIWGAWYVTLGTWLAGPLHFTGQQIGLAAGTTAVGAILAPFFVGVVADRFFATQKVLGLLHLAGAALLFVASIQTSFTAFYVLILLYCLAFMPTLSLANSLAFRQMDDPKEEFGAIRVLGSGGWIVAGLLIGTLRLESTSTPMRLAALVSLLMGIYSFTLPATPPLARAEKFTLDSVFPREAIKLLGERSMLIFVIASFLICIPLQFYYAFTNLFLNQTGVSNAAGKMTGGQMSELVCMLLIPWFFRRLGVKYMLIAGMLAWVARYLLFAYGNVNAHMWMLWGGILLHGICYDFFFVTGQIYIDRKAPLNLRAAAQGIIIFITYGLGMFVGSWLSGAVVSHYALAAPVGTATYDWKSIWLFSAGASAIVLLLFLFTFSDKGEDSKSLPSENADPVQVPT, from the coding sequence ATGAAATTGCAGCTTAGGGTGCGTCTGAGCACCATGATGTTTCTCGAATACTTTATCTGGGGCGCATGGTATGTGACCCTGGGCACCTGGCTAGCGGGCCCTTTGCACTTTACGGGGCAGCAGATCGGGCTGGCAGCGGGAACTACTGCGGTCGGCGCCATCCTTGCTCCGTTCTTTGTGGGCGTCGTGGCCGATCGATTTTTCGCAACGCAGAAGGTGCTCGGCCTTCTTCATCTTGCGGGTGCGGCTCTGCTGTTCGTTGCATCGATTCAGACTTCGTTTACTGCTTTCTACGTTCTGATCCTGCTGTACTGCCTGGCTTTTATGCCGACGCTTTCGCTGGCAAACTCGCTGGCCTTCCGGCAGATGGATGACCCAAAAGAAGAGTTTGGCGCAATCCGTGTCCTGGGCAGCGGCGGATGGATCGTTGCGGGCCTGCTGATCGGCACGCTGCGACTGGAATCCACTTCGACGCCGATGCGTCTGGCTGCACTGGTATCGCTGCTGATGGGAATTTATAGCTTTACTCTGCCTGCGACGCCGCCGCTTGCGCGAGCGGAAAAATTCACGCTGGACAGCGTCTTTCCTCGCGAGGCGATAAAGCTGCTTGGCGAGCGGTCGATGTTGATCTTTGTCATTGCCTCTTTTCTGATCTGTATTCCGCTGCAGTTTTACTATGCCTTTACCAATCTCTTTCTTAATCAGACTGGAGTCAGCAATGCTGCCGGTAAGATGACCGGCGGCCAGATGTCGGAGCTGGTTTGCATGCTCCTGATACCGTGGTTCTTTCGCCGATTAGGCGTGAAATATATGCTGATCGCCGGCATGTTGGCCTGGGTTGCCCGATATCTTTTGTTTGCGTATGGCAACGTCAATGCACACATGTGGATGTTGTGGGGCGGCATCCTGCTGCATGGCATCTGCTACGACTTCTTCTTTGTCACCGGTCAGATCTACATCGACCGCAAAGCTCCGCTGAATCTTCGCGCGGCTGCGCAAGGCATCATTATCTTCATCACTTACGGCCTGGGTATGTTTGTGGGCTCATGGCTCTCTGGTGCCGTGGTCAGTCACTATGCACTCGCCGCCCCCGTTGGCACGGCCACCTATGACTGGAAGTCGATCTGGCTGTTCTCGGCTGGCGCATCGGCCATCGTTCTTCTTCTGTTTCTATTTACGTTTTCCGATAAGGGTGAAGATTCAAAGTCGCTTCCATCGGAGAACGCCGATCCCGTACAAGTCCCAACCTAG
- a CDS encoding Rieske 2Fe-2S domain-containing protein, which produces MAQWVRLCGLGEAPAVGKVSEAEVEGVEICLANVNGTLSALDNICPHRQGPLGQGWLEGEAVVCPWHSWTFSLQTGLSEYPVHERVDVFAVRVEGEDVMVDLEQRRNSVDLPPQR; this is translated from the coding sequence GTGGCGCAGTGGGTACGGTTGTGCGGATTGGGTGAGGCTCCGGCGGTAGGGAAGGTCAGCGAAGCCGAGGTTGAAGGCGTAGAGATCTGTCTGGCGAATGTGAATGGAACGCTATCGGCATTGGACAATATCTGTCCGCACCGGCAAGGGCCGCTGGGCCAGGGGTGGCTTGAGGGGGAAGCCGTGGTTTGCCCGTGGCACTCGTGGACGTTCAGCCTGCAGACAGGGCTCTCGGAGTATCCGGTGCATGAACGGGTGGATGTGTTTGCGGTGCGGGTGGAGGGCGAAGACGTGATGGTTGATCTTGAGCAACGACGCAATTCGGTGGACCTTCCACCGCAGCGGTAA
- the ileS gene encoding isoleucine--tRNA ligase, translating to MPEVTDSKSTADQTVKPLKSTLNLPQTSFAMKANLPVNEPLRLAEWQQQDLYAQIRAARAGAPKYILHDGPPYANGAIHLGHALNKCIKDFVVKTKTMAGFDSPYVPGWDCHGLPIEIKVDEQLGRKKLEMDPLAVRKACREYAQKYVDLQRSQFERIGVFGRWDKPYLTMSFPYEASIAETFYDFFEKGFVYKGLKPVYWCIHDRTALAEAEVEYEQHTSPSVYVRYALTSDPAAIDAKLAGKKVSTIIWTTTPWTLPASLAVAFNPELDYVALENTDGNVYVVLEALAVAVKTACNLTEASKIARFKGAKLDRVTFQHPFLDRQVLGVTAGYVTAEQGTGAVHTAPAHGVDDFYTGKRYDLPEVQYVDNAGKQRHTDLHGGHPGEPYDGLTVFKSNPVIIELLREKGALLSATSFEHSYPHCWRCHNPVIVRATEQWFIGMETPMPGSATELGAGATTFRQRALDEIKKVVWDPTWGEDRISNMIATRPDWCISRQRIWGVPIAVFLCEKCHTPLNDKAINKSIVQLFHKEGADAWYTHNVAALLPKGTKCSCGNEEFRKEMDILDVWFESGASWHAVLEHEPELSYPADLYTEGGDQHRGWFHSSLLTSVAVNGIAPYKMVATSGWTLDEQGRAFSKSLGNGVDPVDIAKRLGGEIIRLWVASVDFREDVAASENLMQRVSDNYRKLRNTLRFLLGNLHDFDPATNTIAFSAMEPLDQYILARTAELDTKIRAAYDDFEFHRAYHALNEYVNTDLSALYLDVLKDRLYTFAPNHPARRSAQTALWRIAEALTRLIAPILSFTADEVWQLLPKVEGREASVHIALFPNIADIVPGNTAPIIADWSQLLAVRDKVLFALESARQAKLVGKGLDAKVQLLADSTPINTEAAHHSEESIYALLKRYEKSLKELFNVSQVDLRSNEINIIETTVSAADGIKCERCWNYTTDVGNEQKYPTVCLRCAEALEAIGFAPYTVQQTTEQQA from the coding sequence ATGCCGGAAGTAACTGATTCAAAGTCCACAGCCGACCAGACCGTCAAGCCGCTGAAGTCTACCCTGAACCTTCCGCAGACCAGCTTCGCCATGAAGGCCAATCTGCCCGTCAACGAGCCCCTCCGCCTCGCCGAGTGGCAGCAGCAGGACCTCTACGCCCAGATTCGCGCCGCCCGCGCCGGTGCCCCTAAATACATCCTCCACGACGGTCCTCCCTACGCCAACGGAGCCATCCATCTCGGCCACGCACTGAATAAGTGCATCAAGGACTTCGTGGTCAAGACCAAGACCATGGCCGGATTCGACTCTCCCTACGTTCCCGGCTGGGACTGCCACGGCCTCCCCATCGAAATCAAGGTAGACGAGCAGCTTGGTCGCAAAAAGCTGGAAATGGACCCACTCGCCGTCCGCAAGGCCTGCCGCGAGTACGCACAGAAATACGTCGACCTGCAGCGCAGCCAGTTCGAGCGCATCGGCGTCTTCGGCCGCTGGGACAAACCTTACCTCACGATGTCCTTCCCCTACGAGGCCAGCATCGCCGAGACCTTCTACGACTTCTTCGAGAAGGGCTTCGTCTACAAGGGCCTCAAGCCGGTCTACTGGTGCATCCACGACCGCACCGCCCTCGCCGAAGCCGAGGTCGAGTATGAGCAGCACACCTCGCCCAGCGTCTACGTCCGCTACGCGCTCACCAGCGATCCCGCCGCCATCGATGCCAAACTGGCAGGCAAAAAAGTCTCCACCATCATCTGGACGACCACACCATGGACGCTCCCAGCCTCGCTCGCCGTAGCCTTCAACCCCGAACTCGACTACGTGGCCCTCGAAAACACCGACGGCAACGTCTATGTAGTTCTCGAAGCTCTCGCTGTTGCAGTCAAAACTGCCTGCAACCTCACCGAAGCCTCTAAGATTGCCCGCTTCAAGGGAGCGAAGCTCGATCGCGTCACCTTCCAGCACCCGTTCCTTGACCGCCAGGTCCTCGGCGTCACCGCCGGCTACGTCACGGCCGAGCAAGGCACGGGAGCCGTCCACACCGCGCCAGCCCACGGCGTCGACGACTTCTACACCGGCAAGCGCTACGACCTGCCCGAAGTCCAATATGTAGACAACGCCGGAAAACAGCGACACACCGATCTGCACGGCGGCCATCCCGGCGAACCCTACGACGGCCTCACCGTCTTCAAGTCCAACCCCGTCATCATTGAGCTGCTGCGCGAAAAAGGCGCACTGCTCAGCGCCACCAGCTTCGAGCACTCTTACCCACACTGCTGGCGCTGCCATAATCCCGTCATCGTCCGCGCCACCGAGCAGTGGTTCATCGGCATGGAAACCCCCATGCCAGGATCTGCCACAGAACTGGGTGCTGGAGCCACGACCTTCCGCCAGCGCGCCCTCGACGAGATCAAGAAAGTCGTCTGGGACCCGACGTGGGGTGAAGACCGCATCTCCAACATGATCGCCACCCGGCCCGACTGGTGTATCTCCCGCCAGCGCATCTGGGGCGTTCCCATCGCCGTCTTTCTCTGCGAAAAGTGCCACACGCCGCTGAACGACAAAGCCATCAACAAGAGCATCGTCCAGCTCTTCCACAAAGAAGGCGCAGACGCCTGGTACACCCACAATGTCGCCGCGCTGCTTCCCAAGGGAACGAAATGCTCCTGCGGCAACGAAGAGTTCCGCAAGGAGATGGACATCCTCGACGTCTGGTTCGAGTCCGGCGCAAGCTGGCACGCCGTCCTTGAACACGAACCCGAACTCAGCTACCCCGCCGATCTCTACACCGAAGGCGGAGATCAGCACCGCGGCTGGTTCCACTCATCGTTACTCACGTCGGTAGCTGTTAACGGAATCGCCCCCTACAAAATGGTCGCCACCTCCGGCTGGACGCTCGACGAACAAGGCCGCGCCTTCTCGAAGAGCCTCGGCAACGGCGTCGATCCCGTCGACATCGCCAAGCGCCTCGGCGGCGAGATCATCCGCCTCTGGGTCGCCTCCGTCGACTTCCGCGAAGACGTAGCCGCGAGCGAAAACCTGATGCAGCGCGTCAGCGACAACTATCGCAAGCTGCGCAACACGCTGCGCTTTCTGCTCGGCAACCTGCACGACTTCGACCCGGCGACAAACACCATCGCGTTCTCTGCGATGGAGCCTTTAGACCAATACATCCTCGCCCGCACGGCAGAGCTGGACACCAAGATCCGCGCCGCCTACGACGACTTCGAATTCCACCGCGCCTACCACGCCCTCAACGAGTACGTGAACACCGATCTTTCGGCACTGTATTTAGATGTGCTGAAAGATCGCCTCTACACCTTCGCGCCCAATCATCCTGCTCGCCGCAGCGCACAGACCGCCTTGTGGCGCATCGCCGAAGCCCTCACCCGCCTCATCGCCCCCATCCTCAGCTTTACCGCCGACGAGGTCTGGCAACTTCTGCCCAAGGTCGAAGGCCGCGAGGCCAGCGTCCACATCGCTCTCTTCCCCAATATCGCCGACATCGTTCCCGGCAACACCGCACCGATCATTGCTGACTGGTCACAGCTGTTGGCTGTCAGGGATAAGGTTCTTTTTGCACTGGAATCCGCTAGACAGGCGAAGCTCGTTGGTAAGGGACTTGACGCTAAGGTGCAACTATTGGCCGACTCAACGCCCATCAATACCGAAGCTGCGCATCATTCCGAAGAGAGTATCTATGCTCTACTCAAACGCTATGAAAAATCGCTGAAGGAGCTCTTCAACGTCTCTCAAGTGGATCTCAGATCTAACGAGATCAACATTATCGAAACGACGGTTTCAGCAGCCGACGGCATCAAGTGCGAGCGCTGCTGGAACTACACCACCGACGTAGGCAACGAACAAAAATATCCCACCGTCTGCCTTCGTTGCGCCGAAGCTCTCGAAGCTATCGGCTTCGCACCCTACACAGTCCAACAAACAACGGAGCAGCAAGCCTAA